Proteins co-encoded in one Pseudomonas fluorescens genomic window:
- a CDS encoding polysaccharide biosynthesis/export family protein, translating to MFSPGQHLNTFGITRQGASESSRVELIPITPKLISMNRATQKRESVPTELLATPAEYRIGNNDVLYITVWDHPELTAPSGAQQQIDANGRLVRSDGTLYYPYIKEVQAAGRTIQQLRDDIEQRLSAFIAEPQVDVAVLRFASQKVVVTGAVAKAGPQAISTNPLSVVEALGSAGIDTNNADLSGLLLTRNGRVYPLNLDTLNQQDSELQNVYLQGGDKLYLPYNDNKRIYVMGEVNQPRALSFKTATMNLSDVLGSVGGLSQTTANGNAVYVIRGVENLDVEPAKIYQLEAESPTAMVLATHFEVRPQDVVYVGPANVTRWNRLISQLVPSASIVGTGASAAKNWSEFTNNSK from the coding sequence ATGTTTTCCCCCGGTCAACACCTGAACACCTTTGGCATCACCCGCCAGGGTGCCAGTGAAAGCAGCCGGGTCGAGTTGATTCCGATCACACCCAAGCTGATTTCCATGAACCGGGCCACGCAGAAGCGCGAGTCGGTTCCAACGGAACTGCTGGCGACGCCGGCCGAGTACCGCATCGGCAACAACGACGTGCTGTACATCACCGTGTGGGATCACCCCGAGCTGACCGCGCCGTCGGGCGCGCAGCAGCAGATCGACGCCAACGGCCGTCTGGTGCGCTCCGACGGCACGCTGTATTACCCGTACATCAAGGAAGTCCAGGCCGCCGGCCGGACCATCCAGCAACTGCGCGACGACATCGAACAACGGCTGTCGGCGTTCATCGCCGAGCCGCAAGTGGATGTCGCCGTGCTGCGTTTCGCCAGCCAGAAAGTCGTGGTCACCGGTGCGGTCGCCAAGGCTGGCCCGCAGGCGATTTCCACCAACCCGCTGAGCGTGGTCGAAGCCCTCGGTTCGGCGGGCATCGACACCAACAATGCCGACCTGTCCGGGTTGTTGCTGACGCGCAACGGGCGGGTCTATCCGCTGAATCTGGATACCCTCAATCAACAGGATTCCGAGTTGCAGAACGTCTACCTCCAGGGTGGCGACAAGCTGTATCTGCCGTACAACGACAACAAGCGCATCTACGTGATGGGCGAGGTCAACCAGCCGCGCGCGCTGAGCTTCAAGACGGCGACGATGAATCTCTCCGACGTGCTTGGATCGGTCGGCGGCTTGAGCCAGACCACCGCCAATGGCAACGCCGTGTACGTCATTCGCGGGGTGGAAAACCTCGATGTGGAGCCGGCCAAAATCTATCAACTGGAAGCTGAATCGCCCACCGCCATGGTCCTTGCCACGCACTTCGAAGTGCGCCCCCAGGACGTCGTTTATGTAGGGCCTGCCAACGTGACTCGCTGGAACCGTCTGATCAGCCAGTTGGTGCCGTCGGCATCGATTGTCGGTACCGGTGCTTCCGCTGCGAAGAACTGGAGCGAATTCACCAACAACAGCAAATAA
- the galE gene encoding UDP-glucose 4-epimerase GalE — protein sequence MKILVTGGAGYIGSHTTLALLEAGHEVVVLDNLCNSSDAALHAIEAICGKSALMIRGDVCDRALLDRIFQQHSIDAVLHFAGLKAVGESVRKPLEYYETNVSGSITLCQAMAAAGVFRLVFSSSATVYGEPEQMPIREDFPTGIPTNPYGQSKLIVENVLRDLALAEPRWSIALLRYFNPIGAHDSGHMGEDPSGIPNNLVPYISRVAVGSLQELSIFGNDYPTVDGTGVRDYIHVVDLADGHLKALQAIDGRTGIHTWNLGTGAGYSVMQVLRAFEQACGKPVPFRVMPRRSGDIAESWADASKAEKELGWKATRNLQDMVTDSWRWQSNHPRGYLE from the coding sequence ATGAAGATTCTGGTAACCGGTGGCGCCGGATATATTGGCTCGCACACCACACTCGCATTGCTTGAAGCAGGTCATGAAGTTGTCGTTCTGGATAATCTTTGCAACAGCAGCGATGCGGCATTGCATGCGATAGAAGCCATTTGCGGTAAAAGTGCGCTGATGATTCGCGGCGATGTGTGTGACCGGGCGTTGCTGGACCGGATATTCCAGCAGCACTCGATCGACGCCGTGCTGCACTTTGCCGGGCTCAAGGCCGTGGGCGAAAGCGTACGCAAGCCGCTCGAGTATTACGAAACCAACGTCAGTGGCAGCATCACGCTGTGCCAGGCAATGGCAGCGGCGGGGGTTTTCCGTCTGGTGTTCAGCTCTTCGGCCACGGTCTATGGCGAGCCTGAGCAGATGCCGATCCGCGAGGATTTCCCCACCGGCATCCCCACCAACCCCTATGGCCAGTCCAAGCTGATCGTCGAAAACGTGCTGCGCGACCTGGCCCTGGCCGAGCCGCGCTGGAGCATCGCGCTGCTGCGCTACTTCAACCCGATCGGCGCCCACGACAGCGGCCACATGGGCGAAGACCCGAGTGGCATCCCCAATAACCTGGTGCCTTACATCAGTCGCGTAGCGGTCGGCAGCCTGCAAGAGTTATCGATCTTCGGCAACGACTACCCCACGGTCGACGGCACCGGCGTGCGTGATTACATCCATGTCGTGGATCTGGCAGACGGGCACCTGAAAGCGTTGCAGGCCATCGACGGGCGTACCGGCATTCACACCTGGAACCTCGGCACCGGCGCCGGTTACAGCGTGATGCAAGTGCTGCGGGCCTTCGAGCAGGCATGTGGAAAACCCGTGCCTTTTCGGGTGATGCCACGGCGTTCGGGGGATATTGCCGAGAGTTGGGCCGACGCTTCCAAAGCGGAAAAAGAACTGGGCTGGAAAGCCACCCGCAACTTGCAGGACATGGTCACCGATAGCTGGCGATGGCAATCGAATCACCCCAGAGGCTATCTGGAGTGA
- the galU gene encoding UTP--glucose-1-phosphate uridylyltransferase GalU — MIRKCLFPAAGYGTRFLPATKAMPKEMLPIVNKPLIEYAVEEARDAGLQHMAIVTGRGKRALEDHFDISYELEHQIRGTEKEKFLAGTRELIDTCTFSYTRQVEMKGLGHAILSGRPLIGDEPFAVVLADDLCLNLEGDGVLTQMIQLYKKFRCSIVAIQEVPRDQTHKYGVIAGEAISEGIYRVNHMVEKPAPQDAPSNLAIIGRYILTPDIFDLIADTEPGKGGEIQITDALMKQAQNGCVLAYKFKGLRFDCGDAEGYLQATNFCYENVYLKGR; from the coding sequence ATGATTCGTAAATGTTTGTTCCCCGCGGCCGGCTACGGCACGCGTTTCTTGCCGGCCACCAAAGCCATGCCAAAAGAGATGCTGCCGATCGTCAACAAGCCGTTGATCGAATACGCCGTTGAAGAAGCACGGGACGCCGGCCTGCAGCACATGGCAATCGTCACTGGCCGGGGCAAGCGTGCACTGGAAGACCATTTCGACATCAGCTACGAACTCGAACACCAGATTCGCGGCACCGAAAAAGAGAAGTTCCTGGCCGGCACTCGCGAACTGATCGACACCTGCACCTTCTCCTACACCCGTCAGGTGGAAATGAAAGGTCTGGGCCACGCGATTCTCAGCGGCCGCCCGTTGATCGGCGACGAGCCCTTCGCCGTGGTCCTGGCCGACGACCTGTGCCTGAACCTGGAAGGTGACGGCGTACTCACGCAGATGATCCAGCTCTACAAGAAATTCCGCTGCTCGATCGTGGCCATCCAGGAAGTCCCGCGGGACCAGACCCACAAGTACGGTGTGATTGCCGGCGAGGCGATTTCCGAGGGCATCTACCGGGTCAACCACATGGTGGAAAAACCCGCGCCGCAGGACGCTCCGTCCAACCTGGCGATCATTGGCCGCTACATCCTGACGCCCGACATCTTCGACCTGATCGCCGACACCGAGCCCGGCAAGGGCGGGGAAATCCAGATCACCGACGCCCTGATGAAACAGGCGCAGAACGGTTGCGTGCTGGCCTACAAATTCAAGGGCCTGCGCTTTGACTGCGGTGACGCCGAGGGTTACCTGCAGGCGACCAACTTCTGCTACGAAAACGTCTACCTCAAAGGCCGCTGA
- a CDS encoding mannose-1-phosphate guanylyltransferase, with product MNIAQHSTDIEREVDSLGVMSWLSRHQPLPSANESWLGTILLVERIGMFPSSGDIRRPLRDPYPLLAHLKRIYSEQALEVDDRDGLKVIFSDWRFRVRICCNEPAIIINVETRCLTQLMPQKTAELLGQLEGFDKD from the coding sequence ATGAACATTGCACAACATTCGACAGACATTGAACGGGAGGTGGACAGCCTCGGGGTGATGAGCTGGCTGTCTCGTCACCAGCCGTTGCCCAGCGCCAATGAATCCTGGCTGGGGACCATTCTGCTGGTGGAGCGGATCGGCATGTTTCCATCGTCCGGGGACATTCGCCGACCGCTGCGCGATCCCTATCCCCTGCTCGCCCATCTGAAACGGATTTACAGCGAACAGGCGCTGGAGGTCGATGACCGCGACGGCCTGAAAGTGATTTTCAGCGACTGGCGATTCCGCGTGCGCATCTGCTGCAACGAACCGGCGATCATCATCAATGTGGAAACCCGTTGCCTGACGCAATTGATGCCGCAAAAGACAGCGGAGCTTTTGGGTCAGCTCGAAGGTTTCGACAAGGACTGA
- a CDS encoding SGNH/GDSL hydrolase family protein has protein sequence MVAVDDAAPVAVSVVEVGDARQRFAQWREGKAGKVLSVSVIGDSYSAGQDFYLNKLVQRLVGEVGFAGPGYVGFNHGAALGGSHFKYTRSSEKYFGGDWRVSGLGQPSPDSRTETGRPGAWLQVDAHPSEAINTAVTQAKLLYLGDGESSELRYRWSPSANWQPLNLTGAGVQEVPLPGTSAATDWSFRLEVVKGAPTLFGLWMSNDQAGLRVSKLAASGAASGDFYHADGQWQAQWKAVVSKIPADIYLIMLGGNDQGFGVKPEQYLKNVQGLVAMIREIQPAASVNLIMRQDTTRSSAYPMSAYAQVLEPWAREQHLGYANLQCAFGTDVKRYAAAMIGPDRIHPVPATGGKVIADYFYRMIVGGNHGATPQEACGAASQ, from the coding sequence ATGGTTGCAGTAGATGACGCAGCGCCGGTCGCGGTGTCGGTGGTCGAAGTCGGTGACGCCCGCCAGCGGTTTGCCCAGTGGCGCGAAGGCAAGGCCGGGAAGGTGTTGTCGGTCTCGGTGATCGGCGACAGCTACAGCGCCGGGCAGGATTTCTATCTGAACAAACTGGTGCAGCGGCTGGTCGGGGAGGTCGGTTTTGCCGGTCCCGGTTACGTCGGTTTCAACCACGGCGCGGCGTTGGGCGGCAGCCATTTCAAATACACCCGCAGCAGCGAAAAATACTTCGGCGGCGACTGGCGGGTGTCCGGCCTCGGACAGCCTAGTCCCGACAGCCGCACGGAGACGGGACGGCCCGGTGCATGGCTGCAGGTCGATGCGCATCCGAGCGAAGCGATAAACACTGCCGTCACCCAGGCAAAGTTACTTTATCTGGGGGATGGCGAATCCAGTGAACTTCGCTATCGCTGGTCGCCCTCGGCGAACTGGCAGCCGCTGAATCTCACCGGCGCGGGCGTTCAGGAAGTCCCGTTACCGGGCACGTCCGCTGCCACGGACTGGTCGTTCAGGCTGGAAGTGGTGAAAGGTGCGCCCACCCTGTTCGGCCTGTGGATGAGCAACGACCAGGCCGGTTTGCGGGTGTCGAAACTGGCCGCGTCGGGGGCAGCGTCCGGTGATTTCTATCATGCCGACGGTCAGTGGCAGGCGCAGTGGAAAGCGGTGGTGTCGAAGATTCCGGCGGATATCTACCTGATCATGCTCGGTGGCAACGACCAGGGTTTTGGTGTGAAGCCCGAGCAGTACCTGAAGAATGTCCAGGGGCTGGTCGCAATGATCCGCGAGATTCAGCCGGCAGCGAGCGTCAACCTGATCATGCGCCAGGACACCACGCGTTCCAGTGCCTATCCGATGTCGGCGTATGCGCAAGTGCTGGAGCCCTGGGCCCGCGAGCAGCATCTGGGTTACGCCAACCTGCAATGCGCGTTCGGTACGGACGTCAAACGTTATGCGGCGGCGATGATCGGCCCGGACAGAATTCATCCGGTGCCGGCCACGGGCGGGAAGGTGATTGCCGATTACTTCTATCGGATGATCGTCGGCGGCAACCACGGGGCAACGCCGCAGGAGGCTTGCGGCGCTGCCTCACAGTAG
- a CDS encoding acyltransferase family protein: MSSKKKSLEIETLRGLACLLLVLYHVIGPLGGGLKIDIGSPFRVIADSMVYVRMPLFTFISGYIYSIYKIRGNDFSAFFTGKVRRLIVPLFCVGVPFSVLQAVGPGVNKDVSVIDALLAFYVPVNHFWFLQAVFIIFMFVGLLEWRGWLRSATRLYLLFAFSAAVFLLPPFKFDAFGINGATYLLPFFVAGMIGQENVSTLKQRFKVLGPLVFVLISVTLLYIAALDRELIIDRRSLIGLTVGCVSCFALLSSDMRSKALTWLGGYSYAIFLFHVLFAATSRSVLGRLGIKDESVLVFCGVACGLLGPVLLSTIFSRFNFTSVLFLGERAAAKKPLADVSPVQVSAKGSA, encoded by the coding sequence ATGTCGAGCAAGAAAAAGTCCCTGGAGATCGAAACCCTGCGCGGCCTGGCGTGCCTGCTGCTGGTGCTCTATCACGTGATCGGTCCGCTGGGCGGCGGTTTGAAGATCGATATCGGCTCACCGTTCCGGGTGATCGCCGATTCGATGGTGTACGTGCGCATGCCGCTGTTCACCTTCATCTCGGGCTACATCTATTCCATCTACAAGATTCGCGGCAATGACTTTTCGGCGTTCTTCACCGGCAAGGTGCGGCGCTTGATCGTGCCGCTGTTTTGCGTGGGTGTGCCGTTCTCGGTGTTGCAGGCGGTAGGCCCCGGTGTGAACAAGGACGTCAGCGTGATCGATGCCTTGCTGGCGTTTTATGTGCCGGTGAACCACTTCTGGTTCCTGCAGGCGGTGTTCATCATCTTCATGTTTGTCGGCCTGCTGGAATGGCGTGGTTGGCTGCGTTCGGCGACGCGTCTGTACCTGCTGTTCGCGTTCTCCGCCGCGGTGTTTCTGCTGCCGCCGTTCAAGTTCGATGCGTTCGGCATCAACGGTGCGACTTATCTGTTGCCGTTCTTTGTGGCCGGGATGATCGGCCAGGAAAATGTCAGCACGCTGAAGCAGCGGTTCAAAGTGCTCGGCCCGTTAGTGTTCGTGCTGATTTCCGTGACGCTGTTGTACATCGCGGCGCTGGATCGCGAGCTGATCATCGATCGTCGCAGCCTGATCGGCCTGACGGTGGGTTGTGTGTCCTGCTTTGCGCTGCTGTCGAGCGACATGCGCTCGAAGGCGCTGACCTGGCTCGGTGGTTACTCTTACGCGATTTTCCTGTTTCATGTGTTGTTCGCCGCGACATCGCGCTCGGTGCTCGGACGTCTGGGCATCAAGGACGAAAGCGTGCTGGTGTTCTGTGGCGTGGCGTGCGGCTTGCTCGGGCCGGTGCTGCTGTCGACGATCTTCAGCCGGTTCAACTTCACTTCGGTGCTGTTTTTGGGCGAGCGCGCAGCGGCGAAAAAACCGCTGGCGGATGTCTCCCCGGTGCAGGTCTCGGCTAAAGGAAGCGCTTGA
- a CDS encoding phosphoribosylaminoimidazole carboxylase, with product MIFRLLLRGGALGAKFLLVLAITHYLGYEALGFYGVVVAASLIASKFYSVGFSSEINRLISVGGSSKRVVDKVLLLYLAVGLVLSVVTVLIYSLFQQVEATAALIACVTLVLLTEHLSFEINSFVFSAQKATAGALLFFVKTGLWALLAVGGMMLGRVSAIASVLWLWVIANVLVIVAGYLIMVSVHRGREEGTLATAAVWKAGLPFYLGTGLIALSQYAERFLIIDLEPYASLGKYVYAWSAANTLQALSYAVVAVVGIPVLAKRYQADQQPFTVKQLFVNKWVARSLVVSAAVAVAIYLFFNIVLDYVGAAVPRPDNGILGVLIFSFALRAIGDIVWGGLIASKNSRVSLASSAICLLISVPVSYVLIKHWSIYGAAWGNVFAIIVQLAVIALLTRATRAKKAVVSWA from the coding sequence ATGATATTCCGCTTGTTGCTGCGGGGCGGAGCACTGGGCGCGAAGTTTCTGCTGGTGCTCGCCATCACCCATTACCTCGGGTACGAGGCGCTGGGTTTTTATGGCGTGGTAGTCGCCGCATCGTTGATCGCGTCGAAGTTCTACAGCGTCGGTTTCAGTTCCGAAATCAACCGGCTGATCAGCGTCGGCGGCAGTTCGAAGCGAGTCGTCGACAAGGTTCTGCTGCTGTACCTGGCCGTGGGTCTGGTGCTGTCGGTGGTGACGGTGCTGATCTACTCACTGTTCCAGCAGGTCGAAGCGACGGCGGCATTGATCGCCTGCGTGACGCTGGTACTGCTGACCGAGCACCTGTCGTTCGAGATCAACTCGTTCGTGTTTTCCGCGCAGAAAGCCACGGCGGGGGCGCTGCTGTTCTTCGTCAAGACCGGCCTCTGGGCACTGCTGGCCGTGGGCGGAATGATGCTCGGCCGGGTGTCCGCAATTGCCAGCGTGCTGTGGTTGTGGGTCATCGCCAACGTGCTGGTGATCGTCGCCGGTTACCTGATCATGGTGAGCGTCCATCGTGGGCGCGAAGAGGGCACGCTGGCGACGGCGGCCGTGTGGAAAGCCGGATTGCCGTTCTACCTGGGCACCGGCCTGATCGCGCTGAGTCAGTACGCCGAGCGCTTTCTGATCATCGACCTCGAACCCTACGCCAGTCTCGGTAAATACGTGTACGCGTGGTCGGCGGCCAACACCTTGCAGGCGTTGTCCTATGCGGTGGTGGCGGTGGTCGGTATTCCGGTGCTCGCCAAGCGTTACCAGGCCGATCAGCAACCGTTCACCGTCAAGCAGTTGTTCGTGAACAAATGGGTCGCGCGTTCGCTGGTGGTGTCGGCGGCGGTCGCGGTGGCGATTTATCTGTTCTTCAATATCGTGCTCGATTATGTCGGCGCAGCGGTGCCGCGTCCGGACAACGGGATTCTTGGCGTGCTGATCTTTTCCTTCGCCCTGCGTGCCATCGGCGACATCGTCTGGGGCGGGTTGATCGCGTCGAAAAACAGCCGGGTATCCCTCGCCAGCTCGGCCATTTGCCTGCTGATTTCGGTGCCGGTCAGCTATGTGTTGATCAAGCACTGGTCCATCTACGGCGCAGCCTGGGGCAACGTCTTCGCAATCATCGTGCAGCTCGCCGTGATCGCGCTGCTGACTCGTGCGACGCGAGCAAAAAAGGCTGTCGTGTCATGGGCCTGA
- a CDS encoding polysaccharide pyruvyl transferase family protein, whose translation MNVTILHGYSASNSGDGLLVDLAIALVQRNFGEDTRINVVASDPDSFKYLPHPRFDAPVMAAKGLGRVKQAVFLNRSYAGLADLLKKTDLIVGVGGGYMRSKSAFEHIKLKLGHAKQLETAILSKIPSVYLPQSIGPFHGDSDKIVGHYASADAVFVRDNRSSALFDACENVYRAPDLAVQALAGKILQQPKFTRCASTPATVCVVLRKPPAWSKEKKLAYVANLKVLLQRLKNKSKVVCAVQSAVRGNDDGAFYRELGITEDLLPLKATLAKYQPDLVISVRLHGAIESLLSGVPAYHISYERKGFGAYQDMGVEDWVINGGDINVDTIIDTVYAPNALSNFGKRLTDTCREIEAKTVAMDDIIKGVIR comes from the coding sequence ATGAACGTAACGATTTTGCATGGCTACAGTGCGTCCAATTCCGGTGATGGTCTGCTGGTCGATCTGGCCATCGCGCTGGTGCAGCGTAATTTTGGCGAGGACACCAGGATCAATGTCGTGGCCTCCGATCCGGACTCTTTCAAATACCTGCCGCACCCGCGCTTCGATGCGCCGGTCATGGCCGCGAAGGGGCTGGGCCGGGTCAAGCAGGCGGTGTTTCTCAACCGCTCCTACGCCGGCCTGGCGGATCTGCTGAAGAAAACCGATCTGATCGTCGGCGTCGGTGGCGGCTACATGCGCTCCAAAAGCGCCTTTGAGCACATCAAGCTGAAACTGGGGCATGCCAAGCAGCTGGAAACCGCGATTCTCAGCAAGATCCCCTCGGTGTATCTGCCGCAAAGCATCGGCCCGTTCCATGGCGACAGCGACAAGATCGTCGGCCACTACGCCAGCGCCGATGCGGTGTTCGTGCGCGATAACCGTTCCTCGGCGCTGTTCGATGCCTGTGAAAATGTCTACCGCGCACCGGACCTTGCGGTGCAGGCCCTGGCCGGCAAAATCCTGCAGCAACCCAAGTTCACCCGCTGCGCTTCGACACCGGCCACCGTGTGCGTGGTGCTGCGCAAGCCACCGGCGTGGAGCAAGGAAAAGAAGCTCGCCTACGTGGCCAATTTGAAGGTGCTGCTGCAGCGTTTGAAGAACAAAAGCAAAGTGGTCTGCGCGGTGCAGAGCGCTGTACGCGGCAACGATGACGGCGCGTTCTATCGCGAGCTGGGCATCACCGAAGACCTGCTGCCGTTGAAAGCGACGCTGGCCAAATACCAACCGGACCTGGTGATTTCCGTGCGCCTGCACGGGGCGATCGAATCGCTGCTGTCCGGCGTGCCGGCGTACCACATCAGCTACGAACGCAAAGGCTTCGGCGCCTATCAGGACATGGGCGTCGAGGACTGGGTCATCAACGGGGGTGACATCAATGTCGACACCATCATCGACACGGTCTACGCACCGAACGCACTGTCGAATTTCGGCAAGCGCCTGACCGATACCTGCCGCGAGATCGAAGCGAAAACCGTGGCCATGGACGACATCATCAAGGGCGTCATTCGATGA
- a CDS encoding glycosyltransferase: MKKILHVAETIKGGVATVIRTISAAPEDGRYELVYLVPLDQKKELHGIDEQQIRTFARSGRNVPSLLRFAWQLARVLLKEKPDVVHLHSTFSGVIGRCVCVLLRPWRKPKIVYCPHAFSFLMESSPIKQKAYAWIERVLQKVTDKIICVSQFELDKAAKFGIERQRMTLIYNGIDHKDDERKIDNPAPIHLLFVGRLDYQKGFDVLLKAYTEAKRSDLKLTVVGSAVNEDVVECPPLDGVEYLPWVTPTEVHALYQKADALIVPSRWEGFAMVPLEGMALGLPVIASDCTSLPELVTHGVSGYVFPAGDHQALADRLKKIQKPALSALGIEGRRIVRERFSAALMIRQTYDLYSAPSC, from the coding sequence GTGAAAAAAATACTGCACGTGGCGGAAACGATCAAAGGCGGGGTGGCGACGGTCATCCGCACGATTTCGGCGGCTCCGGAAGACGGGCGCTATGAGCTGGTGTATCTGGTCCCGCTCGACCAGAAGAAAGAACTGCACGGCATCGATGAACAGCAGATCCGCACCTTCGCCCGAAGCGGGCGGAATGTGCCGTCGCTGCTGCGTTTTGCCTGGCAACTGGCGCGGGTCCTGCTCAAGGAAAAACCCGATGTGGTGCATCTGCACAGCACCTTTTCCGGGGTCATCGGCCGTTGCGTCTGCGTGCTCCTGCGACCGTGGCGCAAGCCGAAAATCGTCTACTGCCCCCATGCGTTTTCGTTCCTGATGGAAAGCTCGCCGATCAAGCAGAAAGCTTATGCGTGGATCGAGCGGGTGCTGCAGAAGGTCACGGACAAGATCATCTGCGTCAGCCAGTTCGAATTGGACAAGGCCGCGAAGTTTGGCATCGAGCGCCAGCGCATGACGCTGATCTACAACGGCATCGATCACAAGGATGACGAACGCAAGATCGACAATCCGGCACCGATTCATCTGCTGTTCGTCGGTCGCCTCGACTACCAGAAAGGCTTCGACGTGTTGCTCAAGGCGTACACCGAAGCAAAGCGCAGCGACCTGAAACTGACGGTGGTGGGCAGCGCGGTGAACGAGGATGTCGTCGAGTGTCCGCCGCTGGATGGGGTGGAATACCTGCCCTGGGTGACGCCGACCGAGGTACACGCGCTGTATCAGAAAGCCGATGCGCTGATCGTCCCCAGTCGCTGGGAAGGCTTTGCCATGGTGCCGCTGGAAGGCATGGCGCTGGGCCTGCCGGTGATCGCCAGCGACTGCACGTCGTTGCCCGAACTGGTCACCCATGGCGTGTCCGGCTACGTGTTCCCCGCCGGTGACCACCAGGCGCTGGCCGATCGCCTGAAGAAAATCCAGAAGCCTGCGTTGTCGGCCCTGGGCATCGAAGGTCGGCGCATCGTCCGCGAGCGTTTCAGCGCCGCGTTGATGATCCGCCAGACCTACGACCTGTATTCCGCTCCCTCTTGTTAA